A genomic window from Sulfurimonas paralvinellae includes:
- the ccsA gene encoding cytochrome c biogenesis protein CcsA — MKQLLSFIGSMKTMAVLMLIFAFAIGYATIVENDFGTMTAKAEIYNARWFEVLLGLLAINLIYNIFHYKMYTLKKFPIFLFHLAFLIILVGAAITRYVGYEGSMHIREGMTSNTMLSSDPYVVINAQDMKNKAEYDKILYLSKRGDNSFEKSLSLDGKKVDVKLAEYIPNAVDALVADKNGKAIVQLMITGGGAGKPVALEEGKYYDAGNFVLDFNSGLTFDKPVIALFLKDDNLFMKHPMQLSYLKMADRSQGSLPANDNEALQKRILYSTELGGFVVRNFMPHARKKIVTNSNALLRNSGVDALKFIVNVDGKSKEIMVFGQKGLPGAVSHTVIDGMNVAVSYGSKEIKLPFKIKLLDFQLDRYPGSMSPASYASEVELIDEKNGVHMPYRIYMNHILDYKNYRFFQASYDRDEKGTVLSVNHDPGTLPTYIGYALMALGMFWVLFSRKYRFGKLSAKAKKAAECKIVPALLVVGILFGMTPAKAAEIDPAIKTILAFDKDHAAKFGELIVQDTQGRMKPIDTLSTEILAKLHRSATLKVGNQKLTANQVILGMMIRPDIYKEVKLIRTGDPKINLAIGAKKEAKYVSFSQFFQDSVNMRGYKIATLVDEAARKAPKDRNKLDKKALEVDERVNVVYMVFTGSLLRIWPKPNDVNNKWYATIDALGKFPKEESLKVRALALSYFTDIDAALQLGDWAKCDTDLKKIAEYQKFYGAAVYPPAGKIKAEIFYNHSNVFEILWPLYFVVGFVLLVLSFIKIIKPRFKMDAVTKISLGLLALFFIAHTAGLALRWYISGHAPWSNGFESMTYIAWATVLAGFIFSKQSPITLASTSILAGLILFVAHLSWMNPQITNLVPVLNSYWLSIHVSMITASYGFLGLGALLGFITLLLYIFGNGANREQIALSIKELNAINEMSMLIGLVMLTVGNFLGGVWANESWGRYWGWDPKETWALVTILVYSVVVHLRFIKSVYNQFNYAVISLLAFTSVLMTYFGVNYYLAGMHSYAKGDPVPIPDFVPVSYAVVFVIIILAFRNRKIA, encoded by the coding sequence ATGAAACAACTCCTCTCTTTCATAGGCTCTATGAAAACAATGGCAGTTTTGATGTTGATTTTTGCATTTGCGATCGGTTATGCAACTATTGTCGAAAATGATTTTGGTACGATGACCGCAAAAGCAGAGATCTATAATGCCAGATGGTTCGAAGTACTTCTCGGACTTTTAGCTATTAATCTAATCTATAATATTTTTCACTATAAAATGTACACACTGAAAAAATTTCCTATCTTTCTTTTTCACCTTGCATTTCTTATTATCCTTGTTGGCGCGGCGATAACGAGATATGTCGGTTATGAAGGCTCGATGCATATTCGTGAAGGGATGACATCAAATACGATGCTCAGCTCTGATCCTTACGTTGTTATCAATGCACAGGATATGAAAAACAAAGCCGAGTATGATAAGATATTGTATCTCTCAAAAAGAGGGGACAACAGTTTTGAAAAGTCTCTCTCTTTAGATGGCAAAAAAGTCGATGTAAAATTGGCTGAGTACATTCCAAATGCAGTAGATGCTCTTGTTGCCGATAAAAACGGTAAAGCGATTGTACAACTTATGATAACCGGAGGTGGTGCAGGAAAACCTGTAGCACTTGAAGAAGGGAAGTATTATGATGCCGGAAACTTCGTACTTGATTTTAACTCAGGTTTGACATTTGACAAGCCTGTCATTGCACTCTTTTTAAAAGATGACAACCTGTTTATGAAACATCCTATGCAGCTTTCGTATCTTAAAATGGCAGATCGTTCTCAAGGCAGCCTCCCTGCAAACGATAATGAAGCGCTGCAGAAGCGAATTCTCTATTCAACGGAACTTGGCGGGTTTGTAGTTCGTAACTTCATGCCTCACGCAAGAAAGAAAATCGTAACCAATTCAAATGCACTTCTTCGAAATTCAGGTGTGGATGCATTGAAATTTATTGTTAATGTTGATGGAAAAAGTAAGGAGATTATGGTTTTTGGACAAAAAGGTCTTCCCGGCGCTGTCAGCCATACTGTAATAGATGGTATGAATGTCGCTGTTTCATATGGTTCAAAAGAGATCAAACTGCCGTTTAAGATCAAACTTCTTGATTTTCAACTCGATCGTTATCCCGGCTCTATGAGTCCGGCATCGTATGCAAGTGAAGTAGAACTCATTGATGAGAAAAATGGAGTCCATATGCCATACAGAATTTATATGAATCATATTTTAGATTATAAAAACTACAGATTTTTTCAGGCATCGTATGACAGAGATGAAAAAGGAACTGTACTCTCAGTCAATCATGATCCGGGAACGCTGCCTACATACATAGGATATGCTTTAATGGCTCTTGGTATGTTCTGGGTACTCTTCTCACGCAAGTATAGATTTGGAAAACTCTCTGCAAAAGCTAAAAAAGCGGCAGAGTGCAAGATCGTTCCGGCACTCCTTGTTGTAGGTATTCTTTTTGGTATGACACCTGCAAAAGCGGCTGAGATTGATCCGGCTATTAAGACAATTTTGGCTTTTGATAAAGATCACGCCGCAAAATTCGGTGAGCTTATCGTACAAGATACCCAAGGAAGAATGAAACCAATAGATACACTTTCCACTGAGATCTTGGCAAAACTGCACAGAAGTGCAACACTGAAAGTCGGCAATCAAAAACTAACGGCAAATCAAGTTATATTGGGCATGATGATTCGTCCTGATATCTATAAAGAGGTTAAGCTGATCCGTACTGGTGATCCAAAAATAAACTTGGCTATCGGTGCGAAAAAAGAGGCAAAATATGTCTCTTTTTCACAATTTTTCCAAGACTCTGTCAATATGCGCGGCTATAAAATTGCAACACTTGTAGATGAAGCGGCACGTAAAGCGCCAAAAGACAGAAACAAGCTCGATAAAAAAGCTTTGGAAGTAGATGAGAGAGTCAATGTTGTCTATATGGTCTTTACCGGATCATTGCTAAGAATCTGGCCGAAGCCAAATGATGTCAACAATAAATGGTATGCAACGATCGATGCACTGGGAAAATTTCCAAAAGAAGAGTCTTTAAAGGTACGTGCACTTGCGCTATCATATTTTACAGATATTGATGCAGCGCTTCAATTAGGCGACTGGGCTAAATGTGACACTGATCTGAAAAAAATAGCAGAGTATCAGAAGTTTTACGGAGCTGCTGTTTATCCTCCTGCTGGAAAAATCAAAGCAGAGATCTTTTATAACCACTCCAATGTCTTTGAGATATTGTGGCCGCTTTATTTTGTAGTAGGTTTTGTGCTTTTGGTGCTTAGTTTCATCAAAATCATCAAACCAAGATTTAAAATGGATGCAGTTACAAAGATCTCTTTAGGACTTTTGGCACTCTTCTTCATAGCTCATACAGCAGGTCTTGCACTTCGTTGGTATATTTCAGGGCATGCTCCGTGGTCGAATGGTTTTGAATCTATGACTTACATTGCGTGGGCAACTGTTCTAGCAGGATTTATCTTCTCAAAACAGTCACCGATCACTTTGGCATCGACTTCCATTTTGGCAGGGCTCATTCTTTTCGTTGCGCATCTTAGCTGGATGAATCCGCAGATAACAAATCTTGTGCCGGTACTTAATTCTTACTGGTTGAGTATTCACGTCTCGATGATTACGGCTTCGTATGGTTTCTTGGGACTTGGCGCACTGCTTGGATTTATCACGCTGCTGCTTTACATCTTTGGAAACGGTGCAAATCGTGAGCAGATAGCACTCTCTATCAAAGAGCTCAATGCCATCAATGAGATGAGTATGCTCATCGGGCTTGTTATGCTTACTGTCGGAAACTTTCTCGGCGGTGTCTGGGCAAATGAGTCATGGGGACGTTACTGGGGATGGGATCCAAAAGAGACATGGGCGCTTGTGACTATTCTTGTCTATTCAGTAGTTGTTCACTTGCGATTTATCAAGTCTGTCTACAACCAGTTTAACTATGCAGTGATCTCATTGCTTGCGTTCACGTCGGTACTGATGACATACTTCGGAGTGAACTACTATTTAGCCGGTATGCACTCTTATGCAAAAGGTGATCCTGTGCCGATTCCGGATTTTGTTCCTGTGTCTTATGCAGTTGTTTTTGTCATCATTATTCTTGCTTTTAGAAACAGAAAGATTGCATAA
- a CDS encoding toxin-antitoxin system YwqK family antitoxin: MKQTFGTIFTFLFLFGASAHAELVKSYFKTGELKAETHYVDGTNTKIKEGIKNGIEKTYYMEGTLAYKVNYINGKRDGELVWFDKQGRKIAKMFYKNGKLDGDEIAYFPHNGKIKHIVKYVNDMKEGMQKEFYDNGQLAMEVPYVHNKKEGMQKEYTYDGKLYSEVLYKNNYKEGYQTWYDAKGNVTKKELFKMDRPVNVMKEIEAKKEQPGIEIKGIDFSPNKPK, encoded by the coding sequence ATGAAACAGACTTTTGGAACTATTTTTACTTTTTTATTTCTTTTTGGTGCTTCAGCTCACGCAGAGCTTGTAAAAAGTTACTTCAAAACGGGTGAGTTAAAAGCGGAAACCCATTATGTAGACGGTACGAATACGAAGATCAAAGAGGGTATTAAGAACGGCATAGAAAAAACATACTATATGGAAGGTACTTTGGCATATAAAGTGAACTATATCAACGGCAAGCGTGACGGAGAGTTGGTCTGGTTTGACAAGCAAGGTCGCAAGATCGCGAAAATGTTTTACAAAAATGGAAAGCTTGATGGTGATGAGATAGCTTACTTTCCTCATAACGGTAAAATAAAGCATATTGTAAAGTATGTCAATGACATGAAAGAGGGCATGCAAAAAGAGTTCTATGATAATGGGCAGCTTGCCATGGAAGTACCGTATGTTCACAACAAAAAAGAGGGTATGCAAAAAGAGTATACATATGACGGTAAGCTTTATTCAGAAGTACTTTATAAAAATAACTATAAAGAGGGGTACCAGACCTGGTATGATGCAAAGGGAAATGTAACAAAAAAAGAACTCTTTAAAATGGACAGACCTGTTAATGTGATGAAAGAGATAGAAGCGAAAAAAGAGCAGCCTGGTATTGAGATAAAAGGTATCGATTTTTCCCCAAATAAACCTAAATAG
- a CDS encoding type IV secretory system conjugative DNA transfer family protein, which produces MFFAKTKPQKTSNFGQYAPSSVYGRGLTSVQSAQDELFNEHIPFKPLNLISIEKQFFGLELHSKQPFYMPYEDSTHLLYCGPTRSAKGVALSHRVVEAFKQGKGVIIIDPKKDDFLPQVITEELQRQNRIDDLVIASYPNNFSYSGFDKSDTYREFANKLIVALDLAPSGDPKSDFYRRNERTLLKKVVDIFLNSLSLLDIEFEMNYKSLANFIKYLYLDLSATQNYNHEISKNKPNMDLIERYSKRYFDPDLFQKLELSFDEISTLKGLHQTILELCDANIYTQIDISDALYNGKVIYIQADQLDEASLKMLKILQVDIIQKAKKKRANCIVIADEVSFYATKTLSDSLSTIAGFGVHFILALQDLAQLNDETIKNPILSNCQTKLFYKSSDIETLEYIEKISGLELVTQTTKHQSDITIRQIQEPLLNITRLRALKRDRVAVLIVESLNTPVIVQTWHIEVKQKFDWSKHDKLIFKPKVSQLSKDFRVELKRESFDEVAQEPKKELQL; this is translated from the coding sequence ATGTTTTTTGCAAAAACAAAACCTCAAAAAACATCTAACTTTGGCCAATATGCACCATCAAGTGTATACGGTCGAGGTTTAACATCTGTACAATCCGCACAAGATGAGTTGTTTAATGAGCATATCCCATTCAAACCTCTTAATCTTATTAGCATTGAAAAACAATTTTTCGGACTTGAGCTACATTCAAAGCAGCCATTTTATATGCCGTATGAAGATAGTACACATTTACTATATTGCGGACCTACAAGGTCTGCAAAAGGTGTGGCACTATCACATAGAGTCGTAGAAGCCTTTAAACAGGGAAAAGGTGTCATTATCATTGACCCAAAAAAAGATGATTTTTTACCTCAGGTAATCACAGAAGAACTTCAAAGACAAAACAGGATAGATGATCTCGTTATAGCTTCATATCCAAATAATTTTTCCTACTCAGGTTTCGACAAATCTGACACATACAGAGAGTTTGCAAACAAACTTATCGTTGCACTCGATTTAGCCCCAAGTGGCGATCCAAAATCAGATTTTTATCGTCGTAATGAGCGGACACTTTTAAAAAAAGTAGTAGATATATTTTTAAACTCATTATCTTTACTGGATATCGAATTTGAGATGAATTACAAGAGCCTTGCAAACTTCATTAAGTATCTCTATTTGGATTTATCTGCCACTCAAAACTACAATCATGAAATCTCAAAAAACAAACCAAATATGGATCTGATAGAGCGATATTCAAAACGATACTTTGATCCAGATTTGTTCCAAAAATTGGAACTGTCATTTGATGAAATTTCTACTCTTAAAGGGTTGCATCAAACCATTTTAGAGCTATGTGATGCAAATATTTACACTCAAATAGATATTTCGGATGCCTTATACAATGGAAAAGTTATCTATATACAAGCCGATCAGCTCGATGAAGCGAGTCTAAAAATGCTTAAAATTTTACAGGTCGATATCATCCAAAAAGCTAAGAAAAAAAGAGCAAATTGCATAGTGATAGCTGATGAAGTAAGTTTTTACGCTACAAAAACGCTTTCAGATAGCCTCTCCACGATAGCAGGATTTGGAGTGCATTTTATTCTTGCATTGCAAGACCTTGCTCAACTAAATGATGAAACAATAAAAAACCCAATCCTTTCCAACTGCCAAACAAAACTTTTTTACAAAAGTAGCGATATCGAAACGCTTGAGTACATAGAAAAAATATCAGGTTTGGAGCTTGTAACCCAAACCACAAAACATCAATCAGATATTACTATCCGACAGATTCAAGAACCGCTACTAAACATTACGCGACTTCGAGCACTCAAGCGAGACAGAGTTGCTGTACTTATCGTCGAATCACTCAATACCCCTGTGATAGTGCAAACTTGGCATATTGAAGTAAAACAAAAATTTGACTGGTCAAAACACGACAAATTGATATTTAAGCCGAAAGTCTCACAACTCTCAAAAGATTTTAGAGTCGAGCTAAAACGAGAGAGCTTTGATGAAGTTGCACAAGAGCCGAAAAAGGAGCTTCAACTATGA
- the hemH gene encoding ferrochelatase — protein sequence MAKEAVILLNMGGPNNLEEVEIFLKNMFADKNILTMKSGLLRKFVGSMIVFTRTESSQEIYRELGGKSPIVGHTKKLVAALQNRLGENVIVDFAMRYTPPFACEVIERLNQEDVDKIYLIPLYPQYSTTTTKSSLEDFEECYHDKGANALLVEIKHFFENEKYNQAVVERIKESVGKDDYKDFDIIFSAHGLPKKIVDAGDVYEKHVNRHVDILKEMMQCEGMDFHEVHLAYQSKVGRMEWLTPSLEDKLASVRNRGVVIFPVAFTIDNSETDFELDVEYREIAKEMGFKEYRVAKCPNDSALFVDALVEIYDKMK from the coding sequence GTGGCAAAAGAAGCAGTAATTCTCCTCAATATGGGTGGACCGAACAATCTCGAAGAGGTTGAAATCTTTTTAAAGAATATGTTCGCAGATAAGAACATACTTACCATGAAAAGTGGACTGCTTCGCAAGTTTGTAGGGAGTATGATCGTCTTTACAAGGACAGAAAGTTCACAGGAAATCTATAGAGAACTCGGCGGCAAGTCTCCCATAGTAGGGCATACAAAAAAACTGGTTGCTGCACTGCAGAATCGTTTGGGTGAGAATGTCATCGTTGATTTTGCAATGCGTTATACACCTCCTTTTGCCTGTGAGGTTATAGAACGTTTGAATCAAGAAGATGTCGATAAGATTTATCTCATTCCTCTCTATCCGCAATACTCCACAACAACGACAAAATCTTCGTTAGAGGATTTTGAAGAGTGCTATCATGATAAAGGCGCTAATGCACTGCTTGTCGAGATAAAACATTTCTTTGAAAATGAAAAATACAATCAGGCTGTTGTAGAACGGATAAAAGAGAGTGTTGGCAAAGATGATTACAAAGATTTTGACATTATCTTCTCAGCACACGGACTGCCGAAGAAGATAGTAGATGCCGGTGATGTCTATGAAAAACATGTGAATCGCCATGTCGATATTTTAAAAGAGATGATGCAGTGTGAGGGGATGGATTTTCATGAAGTTCATCTTGCTTACCAATCCAAAGTAGGGCGTATGGAGTGGTTGACACCATCGCTTGAAGATAAACTTGCAAGTGTCCGCAATCGTGGTGTTGTCATTTTCCCTGTCGCTTTTACCATTGACAACTCAGAGACCGATTTTGAGCTTGATGTTGAGTATAGAGAGATAGCCAAAGAGATGGGATTTAAAGAGTACAGAGTGGCAAAATGTCCAAATGACAGCGCTCTTTTTGTTGATGCGCTTGTCGAGATATATGACAAGATGAAATAA
- a CDS encoding antirestriction protein ArdA: MRVYITDLEAYNNGRLVGSWYELPMNKDELTQAIQNELQKGQQVCEHAHTHEEYFISDFEYDYMKIDEYDSLDELNEIAQKIEKLDESEKMAVKMMVENHIVNSIDEAIENLENMICTGENSMEDIAYNYIEESGLLQRMPENLQGYFDYEALGRDMEIEGNYFRDENNILWEYVG; this comes from the coding sequence ATGAGAGTTTATATCACAGACTTAGAGGCTTACAATAATGGTCGTTTAGTTGGAAGTTGGTACGAATTGCCAATGAACAAAGATGAGCTTACGCAAGCTATACAAAACGAGTTGCAAAAAGGGCAACAAGTTTGTGAACATGCCCATACGCACGAAGAATATTTTATCTCAGATTTTGAGTATGATTATATGAAAATCGACGAATACGACAGCCTTGATGAACTCAATGAAATTGCACAAAAAATTGAAAAGTTGGACGAAAGTGAGAAAATGGCAGTAAAAATGATGGTTGAAAACCATATAGTGAACTCCATAGATGAAGCTATAGAAAATCTTGAAAATATGATCTGTACAGGAGAAAACAGTATGGAGGATATAGCTTACAATTATATTGAAGAGAGTGGGCTACTACAAAGAATGCCGGAGAATTTACAAGGATATTTTGATTATGAGGCGCTTGGGCGTGATATGGAGATTGAAGGGAACTATTTTAGAGATGAAAATAATATTTTATGGGAGTATGTAGGATAA
- a CDS encoding DUF2461 domain-containing protein, with protein MAFSGFSKKTLPFLKKIAQNNNKEWFSTHKKEYEELILEPSRDFVVEMGEHLQALEPTIHAEPKINKSLYRIYRDSRRPNAIAMPIKERIGVIFWQGNGKRMQSSSFYLHFSPEELYVAVGVRWFEKPMLDAFREAIKNDEKRQELWNILTKIKSMGKDYTHLEKGYKRYPKGFSADMPHAELSLYKGMATYKTVDAHIIEDGELLIDTLYEIYEDMLPLQQFMYDVSLRVKQEG; from the coding sequence GTGGCATTTTCAGGTTTTTCTAAAAAAACACTCCCTTTTTTAAAAAAGATCGCCCAGAATAACAACAAAGAGTGGTTTAGCACACATAAAAAAGAGTATGAAGAGCTCATACTCGAGCCAAGCCGTGATTTTGTCGTTGAGATGGGTGAACATCTTCAAGCTCTCGAGCCGACTATTCACGCAGAACCAAAGATCAATAAATCACTTTACAGAATCTACAGAGACTCACGTCGTCCCAATGCCATTGCCATGCCGATAAAAGAACGCATAGGAGTAATCTTTTGGCAGGGAAACGGCAAGCGAATGCAGAGCTCTTCATTTTATCTCCATTTTTCACCCGAGGAACTCTATGTGGCCGTCGGTGTGCGGTGGTTTGAAAAACCGATGCTCGATGCTTTTCGAGAGGCCATTAAAAACGATGAAAAACGTCAGGAACTTTGGAATATTTTAACCAAGATAAAGAGCATGGGCAAAGACTACACACATCTTGAAAAAGGTTATAAACGCTATCCAAAAGGTTTCAGTGCCGATATGCCTCACGCAGAGCTGAGCCTTTATAAAGGTATGGCAACGTACAAAACAGTTGATGCCCACATTATTGAAGACGGCGAATTACTTATAGATACCTTGTATGAAATTTATGAAGATATGCTACCATTACAACAATTTATGTATGACGTGAGTCTGCGTGTTAAACAAGAAGGTTAA
- a CDS encoding HAD family hydrolase encodes MQKIVIFDMDGTLIDSKKDMTISVNYVREHNHNLPPLSEKFIVDAINMHERNLAKLFYGTELYERRDKKLFEKHYKEQCIEHPYLYDGVADMLVTLKENGVKMSVATNAPTLFAQTMLEHLSVDKLFDLIIGADKVKASKPNPDMIHAILEYYQYESETDRAWMVGDNSKDIESAKNSGIEAIFAAWGFSANGTHTVVIKDPKEILDIVL; translated from the coding sequence ATGCAGAAAATTGTCATTTTCGATATGGACGGCACACTGATAGATTCAAAAAAAGATATGACAATATCGGTGAATTATGTGCGTGAGCATAATCATAATCTTCCACCGCTTTCAGAGAAGTTCATTGTTGATGCCATCAATATGCACGAGCGAAATCTTGCCAAACTTTTCTACGGTACCGAACTCTATGAAAGAAGAGATAAAAAGCTCTTTGAAAAGCATTATAAAGAGCAGTGTATAGAACATCCTTATCTTTATGACGGTGTGGCTGATATGTTGGTGACTTTAAAAGAAAACGGTGTCAAAATGTCGGTCGCTACCAATGCACCGACACTTTTTGCACAGACGATGCTGGAACATCTTAGCGTAGATAAACTTTTTGATCTCATCATCGGTGCTGACAAGGTGAAGGCATCCAAACCCAATCCTGATATGATTCATGCTATTTTAGAGTACTATCAATATGAATCTGAAACAGACAGAGCATGGATGGTCGGTGACAATTCCAAAGATATTGAAAGTGCCAAAAATTCAGGTATTGAAGCCATCTTTGCTGCGTGGGGATTTTCAGCAAACGGGACACATACTGTCGTTATCAAAGATCCAAAAGAGATATTAGATATAGTTTTATAA